The Virgibacillus siamensis sequence TGTTCTGTCCATGAAGCCCAACAGATTAAAAGGGCGTGCGGATCCTCATTTTTGACTGTAACGCCAGGCATTAGGCTGGCAGAGTCGCTGACGAATGACCAGAAACGTCCGGCAACACCGGCATTTGCAAAGGAAAATGGTGCAGATATTCTTGTTTTGGGACGGACTGTAACACAAGCGGATAACCCAAAAGCGGCATTTAAGAAAGTTCAAAAGGAGTGGGGAAATGGAATTAAGTCATGAGATTGCAAAAGCACTTCTCGAAATCAAAGCGGTCCAAATCAAAACGGATAACTATTTCACCTGGACATCAGGCATTAAATCTCCTATATACTGTGATAACCGTTTAACGATGTCCTATCCAAAGGTACGGCGCAAAATTACCAAAGCATTTGCACAGATGATTGAGCAATTGGAACAAAAACCGGATGTAATCGCCGGTTGTGCAACCGCAGGAATACCACATGCAGCATGGCTGGCTGAAGAGATGAACTTGCCGATGGTGTACGTGCGATCCAAGCCAAAAGGCCACGGAAAAGGTAATCAGATTGAAGGGGCTTTTGCAAAGAATCAGAATGTTATTGTCATTGAAGACCTGATTTCTACCGGTGGATCATCCATCGATTCTGCAAAAGCACTTCTGCAAGAAGGTGTGAATGTTCTTGGTGTAATGGCAATTTTTACGTACGGATTGGAAAAGTCCAAACAAAAATTTGGTGAATCCAAACTTGATTTTCAAACGATTACAACATATGATGACATGCTTGTTGTACTGAAAGAAAACGGAGAAATTAATGAAGCTGAAACAAATGAATTGCGTGCATGGCGAAATTCACTTTCGTAGAAGATTTTGAAGAAAAAGTGATAAGCAAACACATAAAGATCCACAATAAATAGCAGAAACAAATTCGTCCGTATTTGCTTCTGCTATTTTTGGGTTTTAAATATATTCAGGTTCAGGGTATCTTCTCATTGCTTATGATAAGAATAAGCGCAGTCTCCCTTGTAAACTTTCGATGAGTTCTTCCGGCATTTCCCTGAACTTGACATCCTCACCAAGAAAAAGCAGCCAATTTGTTATTTCAGTTAATTCTTCGTTATTATTCAGGTTGACAAAAGTTTTTAGAATGGCAGCAGTTTGATAAGGATTTATATAGGAAATCGAAACATTTAAAGGATGGTATTTTTTGTACTGTGCAATCGCCATTGGGC is a genomic window containing:
- the pyrE gene encoding orotate phosphoribosyltransferase, whose protein sequence is MELSHEIAKALLEIKAVQIKTDNYFTWTSGIKSPIYCDNRLTMSYPKVRRKITKAFAQMIEQLEQKPDVIAGCATAGIPHAAWLAEEMNLPMVYVRSKPKGHGKGNQIEGAFAKNQNVIVIEDLISTGGSSIDSAKALLQEGVNVLGVMAIFTYGLEKSKQKFGESKLDFQTITTYDDMLVVLKENGEINEAETNELRAWRNSLS